A single Planctomycetaceae bacterium DNA region contains:
- a CDS encoding type II secretion system protein GspK has product MNAARSQPGADWTFARLSVSARRGVVLIVVLVLVVMIAFAGFGFVSEMTTEYEATRINGDLLQAQQVMASAENYLLAHVARQQQPQQETSPDSVLSESANPFQAVTLASLSESGTSDGTAPMDSEWRFAVIRNLSTFDAMRKQQRGTQAYVGAEEIDLLNNIDTFAAPEFGIENESAKLNLGRVLYWDTVEPGRGRRALLHIPGMTEEAADCILDWIDDDDTPRPSGAEQNEYRQQQERNAQQINVQPRNGLPQTLTELLLVRGVTRAAFFGSGGSASDTASASWERYLTLTSAEPTQISPPRIVLNQLALSDLADLEKRLSAAVSPGVARYVALALMVGVNSAPASLPPMNPLAVDLNSLPVVSINGMLKLPDLIDSSVVVNQPGNRQRVDSPFRSDDPESLRMFARLEQLVTTVDTTRPVVRGRVNILLASEEVLRALTDDPAIASQIVQQRQSLSGDELHSSAWLLSRRIADLQTYRRLYPDITTGGNVYTGEIVVYRAVGGPFLRRKITIDAANGVPRRVNWLDKTSVPLPLTLQQLEPQEGLFAVE; this is encoded by the coding sequence GTGAATGCAGCCCGATCACAACCAGGGGCAGACTGGACGTTCGCGCGTCTGTCAGTTTCAGCGCGCCGTGGTGTGGTGCTGATTGTGGTTTTGGTGTTGGTCGTGATGATCGCGTTCGCCGGATTTGGCTTTGTTTCGGAGATGACAACCGAATACGAAGCCACACGCATCAACGGCGATCTGCTGCAGGCTCAGCAGGTCATGGCCAGTGCTGAAAACTATTTGCTGGCTCACGTTGCTCGCCAGCAACAACCTCAGCAAGAGACTTCACCGGATTCTGTGCTCTCAGAATCCGCGAATCCTTTTCAGGCAGTCACTCTTGCGTCGCTAAGCGAATCTGGAACCTCAGATGGTACGGCCCCGATGGATTCAGAATGGCGTTTTGCTGTCATTCGCAATCTTTCGACGTTCGACGCCATGCGGAAGCAACAGCGGGGAACTCAGGCCTATGTGGGCGCGGAAGAGATCGATCTTCTCAACAACATCGATACCTTTGCCGCCCCGGAATTTGGCATAGAGAACGAATCTGCCAAACTGAACCTGGGGCGAGTGCTTTACTGGGACACGGTCGAACCTGGCCGAGGTCGACGCGCGTTGCTGCACATTCCCGGAATGACCGAGGAAGCTGCTGATTGTATTCTGGACTGGATCGACGACGACGACACACCACGCCCATCCGGCGCCGAACAGAATGAATACCGGCAACAGCAGGAACGCAACGCTCAACAGATCAATGTTCAGCCTCGAAACGGACTGCCGCAGACACTGACCGAATTGCTGCTCGTTCGAGGCGTCACCCGGGCCGCGTTTTTCGGTTCCGGCGGATCTGCATCAGACACGGCGTCTGCCAGCTGGGAAAGATATCTTACGCTGACTTCTGCGGAACCGACGCAAATCAGCCCCCCCAGAATTGTTCTCAACCAACTCGCATTGTCGGACCTTGCTGATCTGGAGAAACGTCTGTCTGCAGCGGTGTCCCCGGGCGTGGCACGTTATGTTGCGCTGGCTCTGATGGTTGGAGTGAATTCTGCACCGGCATCGTTGCCCCCAATGAATCCGCTGGCGGTCGATCTGAATTCTTTGCCCGTCGTTTCCATCAACGGAATGCTGAAACTACCGGACCTGATCGACAGTTCCGTCGTGGTGAATCAGCCAGGAAATCGACAACGAGTTGACAGTCCATTTCGGTCCGACGACCCGGAATCGCTGCGAATGTTCGCTCGCCTGGAGCAGTTGGTAACAACTGTCGACACAACACGACCGGTGGTGCGGGGACGAGTGAACATATTACTCGCCAGTGAAGAAGTCTTGCGGGCACTCACCGATGATCCGGCGATTGCATCCCAAATTGTGCAGCAGAGACAATCGTTGTCCGGCGATGAACTCCACAGCTCTGCATGGCTCTTGTCCCGGCGAATTGCTGATCTGCAGACGTATCGTCGTCTTTATCCTGACATAACGACCGGTGGTAACGTTTATACGGGTGAGATCGTTGTGTACCGGGCTGTGGGAGGACCCTTCCTGCGTCGTAAAATCACAATCGATGCTGCCAACGGCGTGCCACGACGGGTAAACTGGCTGGACAAGACATCTGTGCCGTTGCCGTTGACACTTCAACAACTGGAACCACAGGAAGGGTTGTTTGCGGTCGAGTAG
- a CDS encoding secretin N-terminal domain-containing protein yields MPNGWPKYLVLLLLLLSAAPFASPAQRASDTAEGDLRTYRVYHVGPAEVRRMLTDLLGASASSVQVIADSERGELIVRGDASVQKLASQLIKQVDIEDQSRPIEVPKILKRYSVGAERTDRIAGELRQMFGLDIRVTVDRKSQGLLVMATQNQHDTIRSIIAESSDSQPADFFNGSVFEDNSVFENKPRAAERLSADATALFPGSVVEAASNRPQSLAIPLRNITARQCQLAVQKLLGKQFQDEDGAGYRYVTSTGNVRIRFDSDDNICYVSGDAALAQQFGSLVKSLEQSQEASSQETFRFVPLRNVRPDVLREAIRTWKQTSAQGRMLNDGMQKPFQQSRDSFEQSAFARDNRIRPVGFSTQVQEQRQGDTTIPVQSDTKTADDLRRPSSDVTVEPLPDLDVLILRGRDPDVKELLQIIQEIERLSEETAPEIEVYHLRHVQGSALESLIEKVLNDLTEPLQGRISITPIIKPNALLLIGWGEAVNAAKRLIERLDRPVSPDSQMRVFELKYAPAAEVGESITGFLNGRGGLGPDVQITANPRTNSLIVNGSPRDLEEVEQLIEQLDTGASASINKARIIRLKNSLAADVAETLTAAIQAASGTGSGRAAALELMLDQPGGEKVVASGLLDSVKLTPDVRTNSIFITGPEESLTLVEQLIQQFDENPASSAQIKVFQISNGDATDLVSVLRSLFPEAATSTVPQLATADGESSTVPVRFSVDVRTNTIVATGTSGDLKIIEALLMRLDHTESQERVNRVYRLKNSPANDVAQAVNDFLRSERIVTQAAPGRENPFAQIEQEVVVVPEPVRNSLIISATPRYFEQILELVEDLDDQPPQVMIQVILAEIDLDNFHEFGVELGLQDSLLFDRSLLGDLLSTTVTSSTSTPAGVVTTTQQQILGASNTPGFDFNNNPLGNSGSTQSLSSAGNVAGQALSHFSLGRMNSDLEYGGLVLSASSENVSVLLRALDQSGSMEVLSRPQIMTLDNQQAFIQVGQRVPRIVNSQLTQLGQINSLSLEDVGLLLGVTPRISPDGMVVMEIDAEKSDVGDERDGIPISVSNDGTVIRSPRVNVTTAQTTVSAASGQTIVIGGLITNSNKSLSRKVPWLGDLPLLGNLFRYDGYTNRRTELLIILTPQVILGQSEAEYLKQVEMSRMSWVSSDVFEWMSAPQLDRQMLDDDGIPVIFPDESPTVPAIELAPLPEAELQPGGRPNNDIVFPPYSDDASGFEFDRDASKQGTNPGLTPVTNAGYEASTNRDTGIAPAAAKNSGKISNETTSDFDRSTEKPRKKGFLKWFGGNQ; encoded by the coding sequence ATGCCGAACGGCTGGCCCAAATATCTCGTCCTTCTGCTGCTTCTACTGTCTGCGGCTCCCTTTGCTTCGCCAGCGCAGCGGGCATCAGACACTGCGGAAGGAGATCTGCGAACCTACCGCGTTTATCACGTCGGTCCGGCCGAAGTTCGTCGCATGCTGACGGATCTGCTGGGAGCATCTGCCTCTTCGGTTCAGGTCATTGCCGACTCGGAACGGGGAGAGCTGATTGTTCGTGGAGACGCCAGCGTTCAGAAACTGGCGTCCCAATTGATCAAACAGGTGGATATTGAGGATCAGTCACGCCCCATCGAAGTTCCGAAGATACTGAAGCGGTATTCCGTCGGGGCGGAACGAACCGATCGAATTGCTGGTGAACTGCGTCAGATGTTCGGTCTGGATATTCGCGTCACAGTGGATCGTAAAAGTCAGGGCCTGCTGGTGATGGCGACGCAGAACCAGCATGACACGATACGGTCCATCATTGCCGAGTCGAGTGATTCGCAGCCCGCTGATTTTTTCAATGGCAGCGTCTTTGAGGATAACAGCGTCTTCGAGAATAAGCCGCGCGCAGCAGAGCGTCTGAGTGCAGATGCCACAGCGTTGTTCCCTGGATCCGTCGTGGAAGCGGCCTCTAATCGTCCACAGTCACTGGCTATTCCCTTACGAAATATCACGGCACGGCAGTGTCAACTGGCAGTTCAAAAGCTCCTGGGAAAACAATTTCAGGACGAGGACGGTGCTGGTTATCGTTACGTGACGTCGACAGGCAACGTGCGGATTCGTTTCGACTCTGATGACAACATCTGCTACGTGTCGGGAGACGCAGCACTCGCACAACAGTTCGGTTCGCTTGTGAAATCACTTGAACAGTCTCAGGAAGCATCCAGTCAGGAGACATTCCGCTTCGTTCCGCTCAGAAACGTCCGGCCCGATGTTCTGCGGGAAGCAATTCGCACGTGGAAGCAGACGTCTGCTCAGGGTCGGATGCTGAACGACGGGATGCAGAAACCGTTTCAGCAATCACGCGATTCGTTTGAACAATCGGCGTTTGCTCGAGACAACAGGATTCGCCCCGTCGGCTTTTCGACACAGGTTCAGGAACAACGGCAGGGCGATACGACGATACCGGTGCAGAGTGACACGAAGACGGCGGACGATCTTCGTCGGCCGTCCAGTGATGTGACGGTAGAACCGCTGCCGGACCTGGATGTACTCATTCTGCGAGGCCGCGATCCGGATGTGAAAGAACTGCTGCAGATTATTCAGGAGATCGAACGCCTGAGCGAAGAAACAGCTCCTGAGATCGAGGTCTATCATCTGCGTCACGTGCAGGGTTCGGCTCTGGAGTCATTGATCGAAAAAGTGCTGAACGATCTGACAGAACCATTGCAGGGTCGAATTTCGATTACGCCAATCATCAAGCCGAACGCATTATTGTTGATCGGCTGGGGCGAAGCAGTGAATGCCGCGAAGAGACTGATTGAACGGCTGGATCGCCCGGTGTCTCCGGATTCGCAGATGAGAGTGTTCGAATTGAAGTATGCGCCGGCGGCTGAAGTGGGTGAATCCATCACCGGATTCCTGAACGGTCGGGGGGGACTGGGGCCGGATGTGCAGATTACAGCCAATCCCCGGACGAACAGTCTGATCGTCAATGGATCGCCACGTGATCTTGAGGAGGTGGAACAGCTGATTGAACAGCTCGACACCGGAGCCTCGGCCTCTATCAACAAGGCTCGCATCATCCGTCTGAAGAATTCTCTGGCCGCCGATGTTGCAGAAACTCTGACCGCAGCAATCCAGGCCGCCAGTGGAACCGGCAGCGGCAGGGCTGCGGCACTGGAGTTGATGCTGGATCAGCCGGGCGGTGAGAAGGTCGTGGCGTCGGGATTGCTGGACAGTGTTAAGCTCACACCTGATGTTCGCACCAACAGCATCTTCATCACCGGACCGGAAGAAAGTCTGACGTTGGTTGAGCAACTGATCCAGCAGTTCGACGAGAACCCTGCGTCGTCTGCTCAGATTAAGGTATTTCAGATTTCCAATGGCGACGCCACGGATCTGGTCTCAGTTCTGCGGTCACTGTTTCCTGAAGCAGCAACATCCACAGTCCCTCAACTGGCAACCGCCGATGGCGAATCTTCGACAGTGCCGGTGAGATTTTCCGTGGACGTTCGCACGAATACCATTGTGGCGACGGGGACGTCAGGCGATCTGAAAATCATTGAAGCATTGCTGATGCGCCTGGATCACACCGAATCTCAGGAACGCGTCAATCGTGTTTATCGCCTGAAGAATTCACCAGCCAACGATGTTGCTCAGGCCGTGAACGATTTTCTTCGCAGCGAACGCATTGTGACTCAGGCCGCTCCCGGACGCGAAAATCCGTTCGCTCAGATCGAACAGGAAGTCGTGGTCGTTCCGGAACCTGTCCGCAACTCGCTGATCATCAGCGCTACTCCGCGGTATTTTGAACAGATTCTGGAACTGGTGGAAGATCTGGACGATCAGCCACCCCAGGTGATGATTCAGGTGATTCTGGCGGAGATTGACCTCGATAACTTTCACGAATTCGGAGTGGAACTGGGACTGCAGGACAGCCTGCTGTTCGATCGAAGTCTTCTGGGCGATCTGCTTTCGACAACCGTTACCAGTTCCACGTCCACGCCCGCTGGTGTTGTCACCACAACTCAGCAACAAATTCTGGGTGCGTCCAATACTCCCGGGTTTGACTTCAACAACAATCCGCTTGGCAACAGTGGCAGCACACAGTCACTGTCGTCCGCCGGAAACGTTGCGGGGCAGGCACTGTCGCATTTCAGTCTGGGGCGAATGAACAGTGATCTCGAATACGGTGGTCTGGTCCTGTCCGCAAGCAGCGAAAATGTGAGCGTCCTGCTGCGGGCTCTTGATCAGAGCGGCAGCATGGAAGTTCTGTCTCGTCCTCAGATCATGACCCTGGACAATCAGCAGGCATTTATTCAGGTGGGGCAGCGAGTTCCGCGAATTGTCAACAGCCAACTGACTCAATTGGGCCAGATCAATAGTCTGTCTCTGGAGGACGTTGGATTGCTGCTGGGTGTCACACCCCGAATCAGCCCGGATGGCATGGTGGTGATGGAAATCGATGCAGAAAAGTCGGACGTGGGTGACGAACGCGACGGGATCCCGATTTCCGTCTCCAACGACGGCACCGTGATTCGTTCACCGCGAGTGAACGTAACGACGGCTCAGACAACGGTCAGTGCTGCCAGCGGTCAGACCATCGTCATCGGCGGGCTCATCACCAACAGCAACAAGTCTTTGTCCCGGAAAGTGCCTTGGCTGGGTGACCTGCCCCTGCTGGGCAACTTGTTCAGATACGATGGCTACACCAATCGCCGCACTGAACTGCTGATCATTCTGACGCCACAGGTCATCCTCGGACAAAGTGAGGCGGAATACCTGAAGCAGGTCGAGATGTCGCGAATGTCCTGGGTATCGAGCGATGTGTTCGAATGGATGAGTGCTCCGCAGCTGGATCGCCAGATGCTGGATGACGACGGCATTCCTGTCATCTTTCCGGATGAAAGCCCCACTGTGCCTGCAATCGAACTGGCTCCATTACCAGAAGCGGAGCTGCAGCCTGGTGGCCGTCCCAACAATGACATCGTGTTCCCGCCGTATTCAGATGACGCTTCAGGCTTCGAGTTTGATCGCGATGCATCAAAACAGGGAACGAACCCAGGTCTCACTCCGGTTACGAATGCTGGCTACGAAGCTTCAACGAACCGCGACACAGGGATTGCTCCTGCCGCGGCAAAGAACTCCGGCAAGATAAGTAACGAGACAACCTCTGACTTCGACAGGTCGACGGAAAAGCCCCGGAAGAAGGGCTTCCTGAAGTGGTTCGGAGGGAATCAATGA
- a CDS encoding prepilin-type N-terminal cleavage/methylation domain-containing protein: MNLVGRSLPTTRGGYTLVEMIIAMVLVSVLMSSVWTIMSLYNSLLTAGRDRTTEQQLVRSLFELMHDDLAGVNVAEPTPSMMEFGDTLNDLTFVAPLPSAATNTGLQPSPFEEQPFDGRQTTEAESRVGELSLSGTSTALRLRIRTFEPPTFHTASDMDLLNELGGGSAMQQQDVGNVTEFQTVVYQMITAENGGSADSVSTVLVPGLYRIQSDTQSVDALEAGQSTAELQRQVNSIEISRQNLLLLMQAEDQLTLASEPDSRDFSNLPQADIESIPEVINCRFEYFDGSRWLSSWTADRLQGLPEAVRISLDVVSQKDLRQRDETYPLPTTDLTSAPEASASETISSHSTDDLYPQAIAARRYSRTILLTPTDAGLPGGSL, encoded by the coding sequence ATGAACCTCGTCGGTCGATCCCTGCCCACCACGCGCGGCGGTTACACACTGGTCGAAATGATCATTGCGATGGTGCTGGTGTCTGTGCTGATGTCCAGCGTGTGGACAATCATGTCGTTGTACAACAGCCTGCTGACAGCGGGACGAGATCGCACCACAGAGCAGCAGCTTGTGCGGTCGCTGTTTGAGCTGATGCACGACGATCTGGCAGGAGTGAATGTGGCCGAACCGACACCGTCGATGATGGAATTCGGTGACACCCTCAACGATCTCACTTTCGTCGCACCCTTGCCGTCCGCCGCCACTAACACCGGCTTACAGCCATCACCATTCGAAGAGCAGCCATTCGACGGACGACAGACCACCGAAGCGGAAAGCCGTGTGGGCGAATTGTCTTTGTCGGGGACTTCCACTGCACTGCGGTTGAGAATTCGTACATTCGAACCACCGACCTTCCACACCGCGTCCGACATGGATCTCCTGAATGAACTCGGTGGTGGCTCAGCGATGCAACAGCAGGATGTTGGCAACGTGACGGAATTTCAGACCGTCGTCTACCAGATGATTACAGCGGAGAACGGGGGTTCCGCCGATTCCGTCTCGACTGTTCTGGTGCCGGGGCTGTACCGTATTCAGTCCGATACTCAATCCGTGGACGCGCTGGAAGCCGGGCAATCAACAGCAGAACTGCAGCGGCAGGTCAATTCGATCGAAATTTCACGACAGAACCTGCTGCTGTTGATGCAGGCCGAAGACCAACTCACCTTAGCGTCAGAACCCGATTCGCGAGACTTCAGCAATCTGCCACAGGCAGACATCGAATCCATTCCGGAAGTGATCAATTGTCGTTTTGAGTACTTTGACGGAAGCCGCTGGTTGTCTTCCTGGACTGCAGATCGATTGCAGGGATTGCCCGAAGCGGTTCGCATTTCACTGGATGTTGTTTCACAGAAGGATCTGCGACAGCGCGACGAAACGTACCCTCTACCGACCACAGATTTGACAAGTGCTCCTGAAGCGTCAGCTTCCGAAACGATCTCTTCACATTCCACAGACGACTTGTATCCACAGGCAATTGCGGCTCGACGTTATTCGAGAACGATTCTGTTGACCCCAACAGATGCTGGTCTTCCGGGAGGTTCTTTGTGA